The Planifilum fulgidum region AAGGCCCATGCGGGCCTTTTTTCTTTCAATGGGCGGAAAATCCGGCCAGCCTGCGGCTGGGAGCTGATCCGCCGGCACCTGCCCGCTTCCCGCATCCAGTTTTCCTTTGCTCGGTTTCAGGGGGCCTGCCGGCGGGGTGGACCTTACCCGCGGAACAACGGGCCCCGATAGAACGGAATTATCACTCTTTTCTGCTGAATCGTTTTAAATTGTTAATTAAGAATATTTGATAAAAACTGTTGACTTTCCTATATGAAATCATATACGATTTAAGTATGAAAGGGACAATCAGCAAGCAGAAGATGGCCTATGAGCTGATCCGCGAGCGGATTCTCGACGGAACCTATCCGCCCGGCACGCGGATCGTCCTGGACGCGGTGGCCAGGGAGATCGGCACCAGCACCATTCCCGTCCGGGAGGCGATTCGTCGGCTGGAGGCGGACGGGCTGATCGAGTACCAACCCTTCGCGGGAGCCCGGGTTGCCCCGATGGATGAAACCGCTTACGTCCAGAGCCTGAGCGTGTTGGCGGTGCTGGAGGGATATGCGACGGCCCTGAGCGCATCCCGGCTGACGGAGGAGGATTTTCGGCGGCTTGAAGAGATCAACCAATCGATGAAGGAGGCTTTGACGGAATTCGATTTTGTCCGGTTCGGGAATCTGAACCGGGATTTTCACCAAACGATTTTGGAAAGGTGCGGAAATGACGTTCTGAAGGAACAGATCCGGCAGATCGGGGAGAAGCTGGACGCCGTCCGTCAGCGGGGGGTGTGGCACGTCCCTTCCCGGGCCAGGGAATCCATCGACGAGCACGAGCATCTCGTGGAGCTGTTGCGGAGAAAGGCGCCCGCCGAAGAGATCGAGAAGGCGGCGCGGCAGCACAAGTTGAACACGGTGACCGCCTTCCTGAATCGCCGGGAGCGGTCCGTCTAGGGAAGGAGGAGGCCCCAAGGATGCAAAACGTCGACCGGTTGCGCGGCTCGATCTGTCCGATGGTCACCCCCTTTAACGAAAGGGATGAGGTGGACGAGGCGAAGTTGAGGGAGCTGATCGACTGGCAGCTTGAAAACGGGACCCACGGCATTTCGGTGACCGGCACCACGGGCGAACCCACCTCTCTCACCCTCGAGGAGAGGGAGCGGGTGATGGCCGTCGCCGTGGAACACGTGGCCGGACGGGCCCCCGTCATCCTGGGAACGGGTTCCAACAACCACAAGGAAACGCTGTACTTGACCAAGAGGGCGGAGGAGCTGGGGGCCGATGCGGCGCTGGTGATCGTCCCCTACTACAACAAACCCTCCCAGGAGGGGCTGTTCCAGCATTTCCGCCGCGTGGCGGAGTCCGTGGACATCCCCATCATCGTCTACAACATCCCGGGCAGGACCGCCGTCAACATGGAACCGGAGACCCTTGCCCGCCTTCGGGAAGCGTGTCCCAACGTGGTGGGGGTAAAGGAGTCCAACAAGAATTTTGAACAGGTCAGCCACGTTCTGAAGCTGTGCGGCCGGGATTTTCTGGTCTACTCCGGGATCGAGACCCTTTGCTACCCGATCCTGGCCGTCGGGGGCGCGGGGTTTATCAGTGCCACAAGCAACGTTTTGCCGCGGGAAATGTCCGAATTGTACGAACTGGTGCGCGACGGCCGCTGGCAGGAGGCGATCGACCTGCATTACCGGCTGCTCCCCTTAAACGACGCCCTGTTCTGGGAAACCAACCCGGGGCCGCTGAAGACTGTGTTGGGGATGATGGGGAAAATCCATCCCGCCCTTCGCCTGCCCCTGGTGCCCCCGAACGAGGAGATGCAGGCCAAGTTGCGGGAGATCCTGCGGATGTACCAACTGGTGGAGTAGGAGGCGATGAAGTGAAACGCGCGCGATACCTGTACCGGGGAAGGGTTCGGCACGGACGGGTGGAGGACGGAATGCTGGTGGATGAGAGCGGGCTGCGGCTGGCCCCGGACGAGGTGGAGGCCTGGCTGCCGCCGGTGATTCCCAACAAGATGATCGGCGTCGCCCTCAACTATGCGGATCACGCGGAGGAATTGGGGCTTGCCATGCCCGAGGAGCCGGTGCTGTTCATCAAGCCCAACAGTTCGCTGATCGGCCACCGCTCCCCGGTGGAATATCCCCGGGGCATCCGCCACATGCATTACGAGGCCGAATTGGTGGCCGTCATCGGCCGACCGGGTCGCAACATCCGCAAGGAAGAGGCCCTGGATTACGTCCTGGGGTATACGATCGCCAACGATGTGACGGTGCGTGACTTCGTGGGCAACATGTACCGTCCCCCGATCCGGGCCAAGGGGCAGGACACCTTCGGTCCGATGGGCCCCTTTCTGGTGGACAAGGAGGATGTGCCCGACCCGGGGAACCTGGCGATCCGGACCTATGTCAACGGCCGGTTGCGGCAGGAAGGGCACACGTCGGACATGATCTTTTCCGTGGAGGATCTGATCGCCTTCATCAGCTCCTTCATGACGCTGGAGCCGGGGGACATGATCTGGACCGGCACCCCGAAGGGCATTTCCCCGGTGGAGCCGGGGGACGTGATGCGCGTGGAGATCGAGGGCATCGGCGCGCTGGAGAACCCGGTGGTTCTCTCCCCCCACACAAATGCCCCGACAGCCAAGCAGGAGGTGTAAGCGATGACATCGTCCCTTTCATCCGTCCGAGTGGAACCGGTGCGGCAGTACATCGGCGGGAAGCGGGTCGAATCCGCCGGCGGGGAAACCTTTGAAACGGTGAACCCCGCCGACAACCGGCCGATCACCACCGTTCCCGCCGGGGACGAACGGGATATCGACCGGGCCGTGGCCGCGGCGAAGGAAGCCTTCGAAAAGGGTCCCTGGCGGAAAATGAAGGTGGCCGAACGCGTCGCGATCCTGGAGCGGATCGCCGACGGCATCCTGGAACATGTCGAGGAGCTGGCCCGGCTGGAGACTCTGGACACCGGCCTGCCCATCAAACAAGCCCGGGGGCAAATCCGCCGGGCGGGGCAGAACTTCCGCTTCTTCGCCGACATGGCCCGCCACCGCCTGACCGGGGAGACTTACCCCGTGGACGGGACCTTTCTCAACTACACCGTCCGCCGGCCCGTC contains the following coding sequences:
- a CDS encoding fumarylacetoacetate hydrolase family protein yields the protein MKRARYLYRGRVRHGRVEDGMLVDESGLRLAPDEVEAWLPPVIPNKMIGVALNYADHAEELGLAMPEEPVLFIKPNSSLIGHRSPVEYPRGIRHMHYEAELVAVIGRPGRNIRKEEALDYVLGYTIANDVTVRDFVGNMYRPPIRAKGQDTFGPMGPFLVDKEDVPDPGNLAIRTYVNGRLRQEGHTSDMIFSVEDLIAFISSFMTLEPGDMIWTGTPKGISPVEPGDVMRVEIEGIGALENPVVLSPHTNAPTAKQEV
- a CDS encoding GntR family transcriptional regulator — protein: MKGTISKQKMAYELIRERILDGTYPPGTRIVLDAVAREIGTSTIPVREAIRRLEADGLIEYQPFAGARVAPMDETAYVQSLSVLAVLEGYATALSASRLTEEDFRRLEEINQSMKEALTEFDFVRFGNLNRDFHQTILERCGNDVLKEQIRQIGEKLDAVRQRGVWHVPSRARESIDEHEHLVELLRRKAPAEEIEKAARQHKLNTVTAFLNRRERSV
- the hpaI gene encoding 2,4-dihydroxyhept-2-ene-1,7-dioic acid aldolase — protein: MQNVDRLRGSICPMVTPFNERDEVDEAKLRELIDWQLENGTHGISVTGTTGEPTSLTLEERERVMAVAVEHVAGRAPVILGTGSNNHKETLYLTKRAEELGADAALVIVPYYNKPSQEGLFQHFRRVAESVDIPIIVYNIPGRTAVNMEPETLARLREACPNVVGVKESNKNFEQVSHVLKLCGRDFLVYSGIETLCYPILAVGGAGFISATSNVLPREMSELYELVRDGRWQEAIDLHYRLLPLNDALFWETNPGPLKTVLGMMGKIHPALRLPLVPPNEEMQAKLREILRMYQLVE